A single genomic interval of Halorubrum aethiopicum harbors:
- a CDS encoding electron transfer flavoprotein subunit beta/FixA family protein — MKVLVTVKEVGEADDDFEIEGTDIAASDLEYDLNEWDDYAVEAAVQLAEAGIADEVVAVTIGPERAEETIRMALAKGADRAVRVWDDAFEGSFADVSSKVDVFEAVVDDEEPDLVLSGVQAADTAFGATGVALAERIGFDHAAVVNDLELDADAGVANVHRELEGGIEELTEVDLPAVLTVQTGLNEPRYASLRGIRQAQRKEIAATDLADLGLSPADVESALTLTEMYEPESDSDAELIEGDAGEAAGRLAEVLREKGVDA; from the coding sequence ATGAAAGTCCTCGTGACCGTGAAGGAGGTCGGGGAGGCCGACGACGACTTCGAGATCGAGGGGACCGACATCGCGGCGTCGGACCTCGAGTACGACCTCAACGAGTGGGACGACTACGCCGTCGAGGCGGCCGTCCAGCTCGCCGAGGCCGGGATCGCCGACGAGGTCGTCGCCGTCACGATCGGCCCCGAGCGCGCCGAGGAGACGATCCGGATGGCCCTCGCGAAGGGTGCCGACCGCGCCGTCCGGGTGTGGGACGACGCCTTCGAGGGGAGCTTCGCCGACGTCTCCTCGAAGGTCGACGTGTTCGAGGCGGTCGTCGACGACGAGGAGCCGGATCTCGTGTTGAGCGGCGTCCAGGCGGCCGACACCGCATTCGGCGCGACCGGCGTCGCGCTCGCGGAGCGCATCGGCTTCGACCACGCCGCGGTCGTCAACGACCTCGAACTCGACGCCGACGCGGGCGTCGCGAACGTCCACCGGGAGCTGGAGGGCGGGATCGAGGAGCTGACCGAGGTCGACCTCCCCGCCGTGTTGACCGTCCAGACCGGGCTCAACGAGCCGCGGTACGCCAGCCTCCGCGGGATCCGGCAGGCCCAGCGCAAGGAGATCGCCGCGACGGATCTGGCCGACCTCGGGCTCTCCCCCGCCGACGTCGAGAGCGCCCTGACGCTGACGGAGATGTACGAACCCGAGAGCGACTCGGACGCGGAGCTCATCGAGGGCGACGCCGGCGAGGCCGCGGGTCGCCTTGCCGAGGTCCTGCGGGAGAAGGGGGTGGACGCGTAA
- a CDS encoding DUF5995 family protein — MLPIRATIPTTDEFRALFAAYRRGTDVDVAAVDVALGEEPDPTLLDLLAEPFASVEDVADRLRRAEAYLRERDDRRAVFLTVYARMTGAVGDAIEANFFADDEWVKAYLVAFAERYRRALVAFERREFDALPRAWLLGFAAAVRGEGLVLQDALSGINAHITYDLTYTLRDVGIDPNRGRKRADHDRINAVLARLVAAVQEALVAVYDAAGVAAAEALFDPLDDRLMLLGLEGSREFAWRNAVLLADLPAWLGERYVGWRTHTASTGAAALVLAPRIDAETRSALKEAEDDVLTLTAFHDELERRLPPPVPDE, encoded by the coding sequence ATGCTTCCCATCCGCGCCACGATTCCGACGACCGACGAGTTCAGGGCCCTGTTCGCCGCCTACCGACGGGGAACCGACGTGGACGTCGCGGCGGTCGACGTGGCGCTCGGAGAGGAGCCGGATCCGACGCTGCTCGATCTGCTCGCCGAACCGTTCGCCTCCGTGGAGGACGTGGCGGACCGGCTGCGCCGAGCGGAGGCGTACCTCCGCGAGCGCGACGACCGACGCGCGGTGTTTCTCACGGTGTACGCCCGGATGACGGGGGCGGTCGGGGACGCGATCGAGGCCAACTTCTTCGCCGACGACGAGTGGGTCAAGGCGTACCTCGTCGCGTTCGCGGAGCGGTATCGGCGGGCGCTCGTCGCCTTCGAGCGCCGCGAGTTCGACGCGCTTCCGCGCGCGTGGCTGTTGGGGTTCGCGGCCGCGGTCCGCGGCGAGGGGCTCGTCCTCCAAGACGCCCTCTCGGGGATCAACGCCCACATCACCTACGACCTCACGTACACGCTTCGAGACGTGGGGATCGACCCGAACCGCGGCCGAAAGCGGGCGGACCACGACCGGATCAACGCGGTCCTCGCCCGCCTCGTCGCGGCGGTCCAGGAGGCGCTCGTCGCGGTGTACGACGCCGCGGGCGTCGCCGCTGCGGAGGCGCTTTTCGACCCGCTCGACGACCGACTGATGCTCCTCGGGCTGGAGGGCAGCCGGGAGTTCGCGTGGCGCAACGCCGTGCTGCTCGCCGACCTGCCGGCGTGGCTCGGCGAGCGGTACGTCGGCTGGCGGACGCACACCGCATCGACCGGAGCCGCCGCGCTCGTGCTCGCGCCGCGGATCGACGCGGAGACGCGCAGCGCGCTGAAGGAGGCCGAAGACGACGTGTTGACGCTGACCGCGTTCCACGACGAACTCGAGCGACGGCTGCCCCCGCCGGTGCCGGACGAGTGA